A single region of the Pseudomonas solani genome encodes:
- a CDS encoding CDP-glycerol glycerophosphotransferase family protein, whose amino-acid sequence MSSIQDKILFVCYGGGHSAALLPVIKRLRDREVDVAVLGLTTAKQAIERAGISTLDFSALIGRVRPYRRAPYVGSILAKAHASHPLVSPRDTAAYLGVGFHAMVREYGLVKAKEMYALSGRQIFLPTDFFIELFKKERPRLVVSTNSPRSERAALEAARELGIPSVCLVDLYAYYEIEWCASDRYASKVCVLNQQVCERFERAGLHLSRISVTGNPAFDRLAHIDRSQCRRMFRHRLGIEESQSLVVWISQPEPSRHPFSGVLGDENYPVNVEKYLFEAFGDDPDVHLIMRLHPSESRPPSIVADRVHYSDSSEALDHLLCAADCIVTASSTVGLEAAYLGLPVIQCMDSIFSHDLPLAELGVARAVETHRDLGGQFATFSTVLLSFSGLTFLTEVLLREWRR is encoded by the coding sequence ATGAGTAGCATTCAGGATAAGATTCTATTTGTCTGCTACGGTGGTGGGCATTCCGCTGCGTTGCTGCCTGTAATAAAGCGCCTTAGAGATCGGGAGGTGGATGTTGCCGTCCTTGGGTTGACAACAGCAAAGCAGGCTATAGAGCGCGCGGGAATCAGTACATTAGATTTTAGTGCTCTTATTGGAAGGGTACGACCCTATAGGCGTGCTCCCTATGTCGGTTCAATACTGGCCAAGGCTCACGCTTCTCATCCCCTGGTTAGCCCCCGGGATACGGCTGCCTACCTAGGTGTCGGATTTCATGCGATGGTGAGAGAGTACGGCTTGGTAAAAGCCAAAGAAATGTACGCCCTCTCCGGCAGGCAGATATTCCTCCCCACTGATTTCTTTATTGAGCTTTTTAAAAAGGAGCGACCAAGGCTGGTTGTTTCCACCAACTCTCCAAGGTCAGAGCGTGCGGCACTCGAGGCTGCACGCGAACTGGGTATTCCCTCCGTTTGCTTGGTCGATCTGTATGCATACTATGAAATTGAATGGTGTGCGTCAGATCGCTACGCAAGTAAGGTCTGCGTCTTGAACCAGCAGGTTTGCGAGCGCTTCGAGAGAGCGGGTTTGCATTTGTCTCGAATCAGCGTCACGGGTAATCCGGCATTTGATCGATTGGCTCACATTGACCGCTCTCAGTGTAGGCGTATGTTCCGTCATCGATTAGGCATTGAGGAATCTCAATCGCTAGTTGTATGGATCTCGCAGCCAGAACCAAGTCGGCATCCTTTTTCTGGCGTCCTTGGTGACGAAAACTATCCTGTTAATGTCGAAAAATACCTCTTTGAGGCATTTGGCGATGATCCTGATGTGCACCTGATCATGCGCTTGCATCCCAGTGAGTCTCGCCCCCCGTCAATTGTGGCAGATCGTGTTCATTACAGTGATTCATCTGAGGCGCTGGACCATTTGCTCTGCGCCGCGGACTGTATTGTCACCGCAAGCTCGACTGTCGGGCTGGAGGCAGCTTACCTAGGCCTGCCAGTCATCCAGTGCATGGATTCTATTTTTTCTCACGATTTACCGCTTGCAGAGCTTGGCGTAGCCAGAGCGGTAGAGACTCATAGAGATCTGGGGGGGCAATTCGCGACGTTCTCGACCGTCCTCTTGAGCTTCAGCGGCCTCACCTTTTTGACGGAGGTGCTGCTGCGAGAGTGGAGGCGGTGA